Proteins from a single region of Gavia stellata isolate bGavSte3 unplaced genomic scaffold, bGavSte3.hap2 HAP2_SCAFFOLD_53, whole genome shotgun sequence:
- the LOC132321138 gene encoding LOW QUALITY PROTEIN: SUN domain-containing protein 3-like (The sequence of the model RefSeq protein was modified relative to this genomic sequence to represent the inferred CDS: deleted 2 bases in 1 codon) produces MAAGRDMERGAGSPRHNPALDRVLCKESFGVWLTGVYPVGQLGEESLWRTAAGWWAYISSHIQPLQQQVRSHLPGGDWKTRRPAGDELGEVLSETLTLPEKLRKLQEELYLLRWSLKDVAERAFQEALKQAKLPGFTGWAVQEIINQVLEKLEEKQVPMPDYALKSSGAAVVHSRTSPSFRNRKGKVFLYSLPVLDYLRSPDVILEPENHPGNCWPLAGSQGHVLIRLSVPIVPRAVTVDHVSGTMFHRDSISRAPKDFAVYGLKEEQEEQGTFLGRFTFLAMLNPTQTFQLKNELSGFVNYIKLQVLSNWGHPDYTCLYRFRVHGDPPEDGGKGSLSSGNKGP; encoded by the exons ATGGCAGCTGGGAGGGACATGGAAAGGGGAGCGGGCAGCCCGAGGCATAACCCGGCCTTAGACCGCGTTCTA TGTAAGGAGAGCTTTGGTGTATGGCTGACAGGTGTTTACCCCGTGGGACAGCTTGGCGAAGAAAGCCTCTGGAGGACGGCAGCAGGATGGTGGGCCTACATCTCCTCCCATATTCAGCCTCTCCAACAGCAG GTGCGCTCGCATCTCCCTGGAGGGGACTGGAAGACTCGGAG GCCAGCAGGGGACGAGTTAGGAGAAGTGCTGAGCGAAACCCTGACCCTGCCAGAAAAGCTACGTAAGCTCCAGGAAGAGCTTTATCTCCTGCGCTGGAGCCTAAAGGATGTCGCCGAGCGTGCTTTTCAGGAAGCCTTGAAGCAGGCGAAGCTCCCAGGCTTTACCGGATGG GCTGTTCAAGAGATAATCAATCAAGTCTtggagaagctggaagaaaagcaagtccCCATGCCAGATTATGCCCTCAAATCATCAG GGGCTGCTGTCGTTCATTCAAGGACTTCTCCATCCTTCCGcaataggaaaggaaaagtctttTTGTATTCCCTGCCGGTGCTGGATTACCTGCGATCTCCTGACGTTATCCTTGAG ccGGAAAATCATCCAGGAAACTGCTGGCCCTTGGCAGGAAGTCAGGGACACGTGCTCATCAGGCTGTCTGTGCCAATCGTTCCCAGAGCAGTCACCGTGGACCATGTCTCAGGGACAATGTTCCATAGAGACAGCATCTCCAGAGCGCCAAAGGACTTTGCTGTCTAC GGCCTCaaggaagaacaggaggagcagggaacgTTCCTGGGACGGTTCACTTTCCTGGCGATGCTGAATCCCACTCAGACCTTCCAGCTGAAG AACGAGCTCTCTGGGTTCGTGAATTACATAAAGCTGCAAGTGCTGAGCAACTGGGGCCACCCGGACTACACCTGCCTGTATCGATTCAGGGTGCACGGCGATCCTCCCGAAGACGGGGGAAAGGGGTCCCTGTCATCTGGCAATAAAGGCCCTTAA
- the LOC132321139 gene encoding SUN domain-containing protein 3-like: protein MPVSRTSADAERQPWRALDLNGNSQAWLEQKMQELKETAAQVSAARANILQAVREVLRDHGVQEEKREEILQLTQAAIKNVLENYLPMPDWALEAIGATIEEERTSKSYGGQGKKSWWLSPFGFSSANPPETILQPRMAPGNCWAFQGSRGHVVIRLPEQIWPRAFTIWHISEAVSPSGEVSSAPKEFAVSGVDEAGAETLLGTFTYEVHKEVAQTFHVQKELPRTFRYIKFEVQSNWGNPEYTCVYRVQVHGKTASHHDHPQAQDLL, encoded by the exons ATGCCTGTTTCCCGCACCTCAGCGGATGCAGAGAGACAGCCATGGAGGGCCCTCGATCTGAACGg GAACTCACAGGCTTGGCTGGAGCAGAAGATGCAGGAGCTCAAGGAGACGGCGGCTCAGGTGTCTGCTGCCAGGGCGAATATACTGCAGGCAGTGCGAGAGGTCCTCAGAGACCATGGTGTccaagaggagaagagagag GAAATTCTGCAGCTGACTCAGGCGGCAATTAAGAACGTGCTTGAAAACTACCTCCCGATGCCTGACTGGGCTCTGGAAGCCATAG GTGCCAccattgaggaggagaggacatCCAAGAGTTACGGTGGGCAAGGCAAGAAGAGCTGGTGGCTTTCTCCATTCggcttctcttctgcaaaccCTCCAGAGACGATCTTGCAG CCCCGTATGGCCCCTGGCAACTGCTGGGCTTTCCAAGGATCTCGGGGCCACGTGGTCATCCGGCTGCCTGAGCAGATCTGGCCAAGGGCTTTCACCATCTGGCATATCTCCGAGGCAGTCTCTCCTTCCGGAGAAGTCAGCAGCGCCCCCAAAGAGTTTGCCGTCTCC GGCGTGGATGAGGCAGGGGCAGAAACTCTCCTGGGGACATTCACCTACGAGGTGCACAAGGAGGTGGCTCAGACGTTCCACGTGCAG aaggaGCTTCCCAGGACCTTTCGCTACATCAAATTCGAGGTgcagagcaactggggaaaccCAGAGTACACCTGTGTGTACCGTGTACAGGTTCACGGGAAGACGGCGAGCCACCACGACCACCCACAGGCCCAAGATCTCCTTTGA